The nucleotide window TCCAACCTACCGGGACCACCTCAACTTGCCAATCCCAGACGATATCCGGACGCGGTTGTTGTACACGGCACGTCGGGCCTCATGATCGCCATGCCAGGAGTTCAGACCCTTGCGTTTGGGTTCGGCGATCCTGGCCCGCCACGGCCCTTCGTCCAGGTCTTTGAGGATTTCACGCGAGAAGTAGCCCTTGTCCGTGACCAAGTCCGCCGGGTCATCCGGGCACGGCGGCGCGGGAGTGACTCGGCCCAGGCTTTCCAGGGCTGATTCCAACGTCTTCGAGAGCGTCGAAGTGTCGCCGTTGTCCGCTTCGTGGACTTCGACCGCCACGACCGCTCCGGTGTCCAGGTCCACCGCATGCTCCGGTTTGTACGCTAGGTGCGTCCGACCATCCTTCATCAGGTCCTTCCGGGTTTCCTGTGGGTAGCCCCTGTCACGAGCTGACCGGGTAGAGGTCCAAACCGCCGCAGAAGAAGTAGATGGCGGTCTTGAAAGGATCCCGGTTCCTGTAGCCGCAGGCCTTGCGCTTGATTGATGGCCATGATCTTGCTGTTTAGCCCTTCAGCCACGCCGTTTGTGATCCGGTGGCGACAGAAGGTCAGAATGTTCTCCAGTTGTCTCTGGATTAGGCCGCCCACCTTTTGCATCGGGGCCAAGCCTGACTTGTTTACCCATGTCAGCCATCGTTTCACAAACCGCCTGGCCCAGCCGGTGCTCAGGTACTTCCAGACGTCATTCAGGCTTTCCTTCATGGCCCAGGCCTTGGCCACCTTGAGGTTCGCCGCTTTCAAGGCCTCAAGGGCTGGCCGGTGCTTGTCCGGCAGATTCGCCTTCCGGTAGAGCCAGAGGTATTTCGTGCCCTTGAGCCGGTGGTCATCCTGCCCCGTGAGTTCGCGGTGCTCCTGTTTGCGTACCCGATCCACCGCCTCACCCACGTGCTTTATGACGTGGAATCGGTCGTGGACGATCTTCCCAGCCGCACCCGGCACATGCTTGAGCGTGGCCTTGAAATAGGGCTCCCACATGTCCATGGCCACAGCCTTGATCCGCTCCAGCTGATCCTTGGTGAACTGAAGGTAGTATCCCTCAAGGCTCTCGGTTTTACGCTCGTCGGCCACATACTCCACACGTGCTGCCGATCAAATCGCAAACCACGGTCACGTAGTCGTGCCCCTTGCGGAATGCCTTCTCGTCAACGCCAAGATACCGCGAGGGGTTCGATTGTTTGCGTTCCCGGCCTCTGCGCACCGCCCTCTCCATGACGCCCCAGGCTTCGTCCCAGGTAATGCGCAGGATGCGCCGGGCTCCCGTGACGGTGGCGCACTCGGTCAACATGTCGATGACCAACCGTTCCATAAGCAAGGTGAAGCGGCCTTTGCTCTCAGCCCATGGCACTTTGACCTGCACCACGCCGTGCTCAGGGCAGTCCCCTCGCGGAATCCGTGCGCTCAGGAACGTCATGAACTGGCACGTGTCCAGATGACGCCATGTCCGAGGCTCGGCATGATCCCGGCAAGTCAGATCCCGTCCGCAAATCGGGCACGCCCACCGGACTCCAGGGCTGTGCTCAACTCGGATGTCCACCCGGCCTTCGACCGTGTCCAGTTCAACAGCCTTGACAAACCATGGCTCGGCCAAGCCGAGAATCCGCGAATACAGGTCCGTGCCCTTCATGGGTGCCCTCCGGGGAGCACCTTAGCCGGTCAGTTATCCACGGAAAAGCCTGAAGGAGCATACTTTCTGAAGGGTTAGATCTCCAAAGTACGCGAAGGCCATACACGGAACATCGTAATCTGGTGCGCACCCCGGCGACATGAATTCCACGGCGCGGATGCGCACCGGCGCAGCCCGTTACGGCAGCGGCACGATTCTTCCCGGCGGGTCGACCGGAGCCCGGGGAGATTCGGACTCCGCCACCGCCACCCATCCCCCGCCCAGCGACTTGAAGAGGTTGACCTGGGACCGGAAGATGTTCCCATCAACATTGGCGAGCGTGAGTTGGGCGTTGAACAGGCTTCTTTCGGCGTCCAACACCTCGATGTAGCTC belongs to Fundidesulfovibrio soli and includes:
- a CDS encoding transposase, with product MADERKTESLEGYYLQFTKDQLERIKAVAMDMWEPYFKATLKHVPGAAGKIVHDRFHVIKHVGEAVDRVRKQEHRELTGQDDHRLKGTKYLWLYRKANLPDKHRPALEALKAANLKVAKAWAMKESLNDVWKYLSTGWARRFVKRWLTWVNKSGLAPMQKVGGLIQRQLENILTFCRHRITNGVAEGLNSKIMAINQAQGLRLQEPGSFQDRHLLLLRRFGPLPGQLVTGATHRKPGRT
- a CDS encoding helix-turn-helix domain-containing protein, giving the protein MKGTDLYSRILGLAEPWFVKAVELDTVEGRVDIRVEHSPGVRWACPICGRDLTCRDHAEPRTWRHLDTCQFMTFLSARIPRGDCPEHGVVQVKVPWAESKGRFTLLMERLVIDMLTECATVTGARRILRITWDEAWGVMERAVRRGRERKQSNPSRYLGVDEKAFRKGHDYVTVVCDLIGSTCGVCGRRA